A part of Marinomonas rhizomae genomic DNA contains:
- a CDS encoding SprT family zinc-dependent metalloprotease yields the protein MPLSSQQTNVSHEEDVLSLVIQKANECFDKADAFFGNKFKRSTCNLKQRGRAAGTAHLQKNELRFNHFMYHQNPVEFLDTVVPHEVAHIIVFQIYGNTVKPHGKEWKAVMLKVYGISPSRTHSFEVPPQKQSYEYHCACQKHQFTKQRHTRAQRGVEYICKGCRSTLQFVSKNK from the coding sequence ATGCCCTTAAGTTCGCAGCAGACAAACGTAAGTCATGAAGAAGATGTGTTGAGCCTCGTTATTCAAAAGGCAAATGAGTGTTTTGATAAAGCGGATGCTTTTTTTGGCAATAAATTTAAACGCTCAACGTGTAATTTGAAGCAAAGAGGTCGGGCAGCAGGTACCGCCCACTTGCAAAAAAATGAACTGCGTTTTAATCATTTTATGTACCATCAAAACCCTGTTGAGTTCTTAGATACTGTTGTCCCTCATGAAGTTGCACACATCATCGTTTTTCAGATCTATGGCAATACGGTAAAACCTCATGGCAAGGAGTGGAAAGCGGTTATGCTTAAAGTATATGGAATTTCACCTAGCAGAACCCATTCTTTTGAGGTGCCCCCTCAAAAGCAATCTTATGAATACCATTGCGCCTGTCAAAAACATCAATTTACTAAACAACGTCATACAAGAGCCCAAAGAGGCGTTGAGTACATCTGCAAAGGTTGTCGTTCCACATTACAATTTGTTAGCAAAAATAAGTAA
- the ttcA gene encoding tRNA 2-thiocytidine(32) synthetase TtcA, translating to MMDLSNRPKEKLELNKLQKRLRRLTGQAIADFNMIEDGDKVMVCLSGGKDSYTMLEILRNLQASAPISFSIIAVNLDQKQPGFPEHILPAYLEELGVDFHILERDTYSIVKEIVPEGKTTCGLCSRLRRGSLYGFAEEIGATKIALGHHRDDILETLFLNMFFGGKLKSMPPKLLSDDGKHVVIRPLAYCKEEDIEAFATMKEYPIIPCNLCGSQENLQRQVVKDMLQKWEKEFPGRTETMFSAMQNIVPSHLADTNLFDFKGLKQEPAAFDRLNIISL from the coding sequence ATGATGGATTTATCTAATCGACCTAAAGAAAAATTAGAGCTTAATAAGCTCCAAAAACGCCTTCGCAGATTAACGGGCCAAGCTATTGCTGATTTCAATATGATTGAGGATGGCGATAAAGTTATGGTGTGTTTATCAGGAGGTAAAGATTCTTATACTATGCTTGAGATTTTGCGAAATCTGCAGGCAAGTGCACCGATAAGCTTCAGTATTATTGCTGTGAATCTAGACCAAAAGCAACCTGGCTTTCCGGAGCATATTTTACCTGCATACCTAGAAGAGCTTGGTGTGGATTTTCACATTCTAGAACGAGATACTTACAGCATTGTAAAAGAAATCGTTCCTGAAGGGAAAACGACATGTGGGTTGTGTTCACGCCTACGCCGTGGTTCTTTATATGGTTTTGCTGAAGAAATTGGGGCCACCAAAATTGCCCTTGGTCACCACCGAGATGACATTTTGGAGACGTTATTTTTAAACATGTTTTTTGGTGGGAAACTAAAATCCATGCCGCCTAAATTGTTGAGTGACGACGGAAAGCACGTTGTTATTCGACCATTGGCTTACTGCAAAGAAGAAGATATTGAAGCGTTTGCGACAATGAAGGAATATCCAATCATTCCATGCAATCTTTGTGGTTCACAAGAAAATTTACAAAGACAAGTCGTGAAAGACATGTTGCAAAAGTGGGAGAAGGAGTTTCCTGGGAGAACAGAAACCATGTTCTCTGCTATGCAAAACATTGTTCCCTCACACTTAGCAGACACAAACTTATTTGACTTTAAAGGCTTAAAGCAGGAACCTGCGGCTTTTGACCGATTAAATATTATTTCACTATAG
- a CDS encoding YfaZ family outer membrane protein has protein sequence MYFTHKALLLTAGILGSSLVSASTATVALTNETVKGDANFDMGTYGVDAGFSYDKDESISTGYIGLGIEDSDPTGPLQVGLGARIYGIDTDLKNDSDISVAIALGGWYRYTIPEANRLSIFGSLYYAPESLSLTNLNHMYVYEVRAEYMTMKNARAFVSYGKTRIVYDNAAGTRKEANNGFAVGATVEF, from the coding sequence ATGTATTTCACTCATAAAGCCTTGCTTCTTACTGCTGGAATTCTAGGGTCATCATTGGTTAGTGCATCAACAGCTACTGTTGCTTTAACAAATGAAACCGTAAAAGGTGATGCGAATTTTGATATGGGGACATATGGTGTAGATGCCGGCTTTTCTTATGATAAAGACGAGAGTATCTCTACAGGATATATTGGTTTGGGTATAGAAGATTCTGACCCTACTGGCCCTTTACAGGTTGGTCTTGGTGCTCGTATATATGGAATAGACACAGATTTAAAAAATGATAGCGATATTTCGGTTGCAATTGCATTAGGTGGTTGGTATCGCTATACAATACCAGAAGCAAATCGCTTAAGTATCTTTGGTTCCCTCTACTATGCTCCAGAATCTCTTTCTTTAACTAACTTAAATCATATGTATGTTTATGAAGTTCGTGCCGAATATATGACTATGAAAAATGCACGGGCATTCGTAAGCTATGGTAAAACAAGAATTGTATATGATAATGCGGCCGGTACACGGAAAGAGGCAAATAACGGATTTGCTGTCGGTGCAACTGTAGAATTTTAA
- a CDS encoding adenine phosphoribosyltransferase: protein MLYDDFYVKSLIQTIEDWPKEGISFRDITPIFSDPKGMRMVVDAYVHRYIATDITHIACIDARGFLIAAVLAYELQKPLILVRKKGKLPGKTISQKYALEYGEAELEIQEGAVKAGDEVLLFDDLIATGGTLLAAIKLLTSQGANIKEVAAIIDLPDLGGSQKLRDSDIPVFSLCAYDGD from the coding sequence ATGCTCTACGACGATTTTTACGTTAAATCACTAATTCAAACAATAGAAGACTGGCCAAAAGAAGGCATTAGCTTTAGGGATATCACCCCTATTTTTAGCGATCCTAAAGGCATGAGAATGGTTGTAGATGCTTACGTACATCGTTATATTGCAACGGATATCACTCATATAGCCTGTATTGATGCTCGCGGCTTTTTGATCGCAGCCGTGCTCGCTTACGAGCTACAAAAACCACTGATTTTAGTACGCAAAAAAGGCAAACTTCCTGGTAAGACTATCTCGCAGAAATACGCTCTAGAATATGGTGAAGCTGAGCTAGAAATTCAAGAAGGCGCAGTGAAAGCCGGTGATGAAGTGCTATTGTTTGATGACTTGATCGCTACTGGCGGCACTCTATTAGCCGCTATCAAGCTATTAACGAGCCAAGGTGCAAATATTAAAGAAGTGGCAGCCATTATAGATTTACCTGATCTAGGTGGAAGCCAGAAGTTGAGAGACAGTGATATACCAGTATTCAGTTTATGTGCGTATGATGGTGACTGA
- the fnr gene encoding fumarate/nitrate reduction transcriptional regulator Fnr — protein sequence MSMTHTQSRFNSTLTSQCQNCSLSALCLPIALADEDINRLDQIIERKKPLKKGEFLFRQGEAFNSVYAVRSGTLKTFNITSVGEEQITGFYCPSELVGLSGIDSNVYPVSAKALETTTVCEIPFSHLEELSSQIPSLKHQLFKVMSRKISDDQQMMVLLGKKNADEKVASFLLNLSNRFKKRGYSASSFRLSMSRGEIGNYLGLAVETVSRVITRFQKNELIHVEGKEIEIIDFPEIQKIVGVASDCGKIARI from the coding sequence ATGTCAATGACACACACACAATCACGGTTCAACAGTACGCTTACCTCACAATGTCAAAACTGTAGCTTGAGCGCTCTTTGCCTGCCAATTGCGTTGGCGGATGAGGATATCAATAGATTAGACCAGATTATTGAACGAAAAAAACCCCTTAAGAAGGGGGAGTTTTTGTTTCGACAAGGTGAAGCGTTTAATTCTGTTTACGCAGTGCGCTCAGGAACTCTAAAAACCTTTAACATTACGTCAGTTGGAGAAGAGCAAATCACTGGCTTTTACTGTCCTAGTGAATTGGTAGGTCTGAGTGGTATTGACTCCAATGTTTACCCTGTCTCAGCAAAAGCATTAGAAACAACCACGGTATGCGAGATTCCATTTAGCCATCTTGAAGAGTTGTCCTCACAGATCCCATCGTTAAAGCACCAACTATTTAAAGTGATGAGTCGTAAAATATCAGATGATCAACAAATGATGGTTTTGTTAGGAAAAAAGAATGCAGATGAAAAAGTAGCTTCTTTTTTATTAAATCTATCTAACCGATTCAAAAAACGTGGGTACTCAGCAAGCTCTTTTCGTCTATCTATGTCTCGTGGTGAAATTGGTAATTACCTAGGTCTTGCTGTAGAAACGGTCAGTCGTGTTATTACTCGCTTCCAGAAAAATGAGCTTATACATGTTGAGGGTAAGGAAATTGAGATAATTGATTTCCCAGAAATTCAAAAAATCGTTGGGGTTGCTAGTGATTGTGGTAAAATCGCGCGCATTTGA